One Odontesthes bonariensis isolate fOdoBon6 chromosome 17, fOdoBon6.hap1, whole genome shotgun sequence genomic window carries:
- the LOC142366901 gene encoding oxidation resistance protein 1 isoform X4: protein MAQSVRRPETLGATNLEPQRDKTRTSYFCNVKTRLGSKLPAGVSQPPQFAKPPWDTQPQARMMQQATASSKRQNQPIVSRPLNHIPHIRNPKLRQYYLQGTSWDLNNAVVTKDHVGGTSDLLSKGKTTSTNERSTHLELDLNSEPKEKLEGGTGGERLDPLTALPQSPSPEAEYDKLLDVEAVPLPDGQLCLLALPPECCQGEGPESMQYLKLFCRYITDRKGVVSGILLVTASKIFFDPCKTHPLVTEHGCEEYLLSCSVDNLTSVSFFSDISHVHFNTSQQRRKGKNIFQKLINTKIRAGSLPNQEGESLPAQVSAAPSDLTCLALSLTREVSEDEESDSKDMAEAERELVGCPPRVQSEESAGGLAVLSSAATFCCGGQEVASKVKTDLLDTEKSSAESQMAVPLRSSAGGHGGLMFVRLRVQPSAGKKGAAGLRMGSTKTLPKRDTWLALSRESSDELHAYLKRCRPDLCLLEGEDECDDEGFVLIEDKEEEDEEIFQRHLGSADDWEVVLMEESRDKPTLVIDREPEGLSNVVESSHILEASHVRELCKELPPRTVGYTWQLAYSTFRHGASLKSLYRKLSATESPVLVVIKDALDEVFGAFLSHPLRPSEKFYGTGETFLFMLQPRFKCFRWTGENSFFIKGDLDCFAIGGGSGHFGLWVDENLYLGRSSPCYTFNNCCLSETDDFRIMELEVWTFS, encoded by the exons atggcTCAGTCTGTGAGGAGGCCAGAGACTTTAGGAGCCACGAACCTCGAGCCCCAGAGGGACAAGACCAGGACTAGCTACTTCTGCAACGTAAAGACCAG GTTGGGATCCAAGCTACCCGCTGGTGTCTCCCAGCCTCCACAGTTTGCAAAGCCCCCCTGGGACACGCAACCTCAGGCCCGAATGATGCAGCAGGCCACAGCGAGCAGCAAGCGCCAGAACCAGCCCATTGTGAGCCGGCCCCTCAATCACATCCCCCACATCAGAAACCCAAAGCTGCGCCAGTACTACCTGCAAG GGACTTCGTGGGATCTAAACAATGCTGTAGTGACAAAAGATCACGTGGGTGGAACATCTGAT CTGCTCTCAAAGGGAAAAACCACATCGACCAATGAAAGATCAACTCACCTGGAACTGGACTTGAACTCTGAACCTAAAGAGAAGCTGGAGGGAGGCACAGGTGGCGAACGTTTGGATCCACTCACTGCTCTGCCTCAGTCCCCCTCACCAGAGGCAGAGTATGACAAACTACTG GATGTGGAGGCGGTGCCGCTGCCTGATGGACAGCTCTGCTTATTGGCTCTGCCACCAGAGTGCTGCCAGGGGGAGGGACCAGAGTCCATGCAGTACCTCAAACTGTTCTGCCGCTACATCACTGACCGCAAG gGTGTGGTTTCGGGTATCCTGTTGGTGACTGCCAGTAAAATCTTCTTTGACCCATGTAAGACACATCCTCTGGTGACAGAGCATGGCTGCGAGGAGTACCTTCTGTCCTGCTCTGTCGACAATCTGACATCTGTCTCCTTCTTCTCTGACATTTCACATGTTCACTTCAACACGTCCCAGCAGAG gagaaaaggaaaaaacattttccagAAACTTATAAACACCAAAATCCGAGCTGGCAGCCTCCCCAACCAAGAAGGGGAGTCTTTACCAGCCCAGGTGTCTGCTGCCCCTTCCGATTTGACCTGTCTAGCTCTGAGCTTGACCAGGGAGGTTTCTGAGGATGAGGAGTCAGACAGCAAAGACATGGCGGAGGCTGAGCGGGAGCTGGTCGGCTGCCCTCCGAGAGTTCAGTCAGAGGAGTCTGCGGGCGGCCTGGCTGTCCTGAGCAGTGCTGCCACCTTCTGCTGTGGAGGTCAAGAGGTGGCGAGTAAAGTGAAGACAGACCTGCTGGACACAGAGAAGTCCTCTGCGGAAAGTCAGATGGCCG TGCCTCTGAGGTCATCAGCAGGCGGCCATGGGGGTCTGATGTTTGTGCGGCTGCGGGTTCAGCCGTCTGCAGGAAAGAAGGGTGCAGCAGGTCTCCGGATGGGGTCCACCAAAACCTTACCCAAAAGGGACACATGGCTGGCCCTGTCACGGGAAAG CTCTGACGAGCTGCATGCCTATCTGAAGCGCTGTCGACCAGACTTGTGTCTACTTGAGGGAGAGGACGAGTGTGATGACGAGGGGTTTGTTCTTATTGAGGAcaaagaggaagaggatgaaGAGATTTTCCAGAGGCACCTAGGCTCGGCGGATGATTGGGAG gtggTGCTGATGGAGGAGAGCAGGGACAAGCCAACCCTTGTCATTGACAGAGAACCCGAAGGGCTCAGTAATGTCGTAGAAAGCAGCCACATTTTGGAGGCCTCGCATGTCAGAGAG cTGTGTAAGGAGCTGCCTCCCAGGACGGTCGGCTACACGTGGCAGCTGGCTTACAGCACATTCCGCCATGGCGCCAGCCTCAAGTCTCTTTACAGAAAACTCAGTGCCACAGAGTCTCCTGTGCTGGTAGTCATAAAGGATGCACTTGATGAG GTCTTCGGCGCCTTCCTCTCTCACCCCCTGAGACCCAGTGAGAAGTTCTACGGAACAGGAGAAACCTTTCTCTTTATGTTGCAACCTCGCTTCAAG TGTTTCAGATGGACTGGAGAGAACTCCTTTTTTATCAAAGGAGACTTGGACTGCTTTGCGATTGGCGGAGGCAG CGGTCACTTTGGGCTGTGGGTGGATGAGAACCTGTACCTGGGCCGCAGCAGTCCCTGCTACACTTTTAACAACTGCTGCCTTTCAGAAACCGATGACTTCCGCATCATGGAGCTGGAGGTGTGGACTTTCAGCTGA
- the LOC142366901 gene encoding nuclear receptor coactivator 7 isoform X1, with protein sequence MAQSVRRPETLGATNLEPQRDKTRTSYFCNVKTRLGSKLPAGVSQPPQFAKPPWDTQPQARMMQQATASSKRQNQPIVSRPLNHIPHIRNPKLRQYYLQGTSWDLNNAVVTKDHVGGTSDGVPGDTVFSVSSQFNNNGTPSADEGKMGHPPSHASTRLNLSAALIPGEQLLSKGKTTSTNERSTHLELDLNSEPKEKLEGGTGGERLDPLTALPQSPSPEAEYDKLLDVEAVPLPDGQLCLLALPPECCQGEGPESMQYLKLFCRYITDRKGVVSGILLVTASKIFFDPCKTHPLVTEHGCEEYLLSCSVDNLTSVSFFSDISHVHFNTSQQRRKGKNIFQKLINTKIRAGSLPNQEGESLPAQVSAAPSDLTCLALSLTREVSEDEESDSKDMAEAERELVGCPPRVQSEESAGGLAVLSSAATFCCGGQEVASKVKTDLLDTEKSSAESQMAVPLRSSAGGHGGLMFVRLRVQPSAGKKGAAGLRMGSTKTLPKRDTWLALSRESSDELHAYLKRCRPDLCLLEGEDECDDEGFVLIEDKEEEDEEIFQRHLGSADDWEVVLMEESRDKPTLVIDREPEGLSNVVESSHILEASHVRELCKELPPRTVGYTWQLAYSTFRHGASLKSLYRKLSATESPVLVVIKDALDEVFGAFLSHPLRPSEKFYGTGETFLFMLQPRFKCFRWTGENSFFIKGDLDCFAIGGGSGHFGLWVDENLYLGRSSPCYTFNNCCLSETDDFRIMELEVWTFS encoded by the exons atggcTCAGTCTGTGAGGAGGCCAGAGACTTTAGGAGCCACGAACCTCGAGCCCCAGAGGGACAAGACCAGGACTAGCTACTTCTGCAACGTAAAGACCAG GTTGGGATCCAAGCTACCCGCTGGTGTCTCCCAGCCTCCACAGTTTGCAAAGCCCCCCTGGGACACGCAACCTCAGGCCCGAATGATGCAGCAGGCCACAGCGAGCAGCAAGCGCCAGAACCAGCCCATTGTGAGCCGGCCCCTCAATCACATCCCCCACATCAGAAACCCAAAGCTGCGCCAGTACTACCTGCAAG GGACTTCGTGGGATCTAAACAATGCTGTAGTGACAAAAGATCACGTGGGTGGAACATCTGAT GGTGTACCTGGGGACACGGTGTTTAGTGTTTCGTCCCAGTTCAACAATAACGGTACACCCTCAGCGGACGAGGGCAAAATGGGCCACCCGCCGTCTCATGCCTCCACGCGACTTAACTTATCTGCTGCCCTCATACCTGGAGAG CAGCTGCTCTCAAAGGGAAAAACCACATCGACCAATGAAAGATCAACTCACCTGGAACTGGACTTGAACTCTGAACCTAAAGAGAAGCTGGAGGGAGGCACAGGTGGCGAACGTTTGGATCCACTCACTGCTCTGCCTCAGTCCCCCTCACCAGAGGCAGAGTATGACAAACTACTG GATGTGGAGGCGGTGCCGCTGCCTGATGGACAGCTCTGCTTATTGGCTCTGCCACCAGAGTGCTGCCAGGGGGAGGGACCAGAGTCCATGCAGTACCTCAAACTGTTCTGCCGCTACATCACTGACCGCAAG gGTGTGGTTTCGGGTATCCTGTTGGTGACTGCCAGTAAAATCTTCTTTGACCCATGTAAGACACATCCTCTGGTGACAGAGCATGGCTGCGAGGAGTACCTTCTGTCCTGCTCTGTCGACAATCTGACATCTGTCTCCTTCTTCTCTGACATTTCACATGTTCACTTCAACACGTCCCAGCAGAG gagaaaaggaaaaaacattttccagAAACTTATAAACACCAAAATCCGAGCTGGCAGCCTCCCCAACCAAGAAGGGGAGTCTTTACCAGCCCAGGTGTCTGCTGCCCCTTCCGATTTGACCTGTCTAGCTCTGAGCTTGACCAGGGAGGTTTCTGAGGATGAGGAGTCAGACAGCAAAGACATGGCGGAGGCTGAGCGGGAGCTGGTCGGCTGCCCTCCGAGAGTTCAGTCAGAGGAGTCTGCGGGCGGCCTGGCTGTCCTGAGCAGTGCTGCCACCTTCTGCTGTGGAGGTCAAGAGGTGGCGAGTAAAGTGAAGACAGACCTGCTGGACACAGAGAAGTCCTCTGCGGAAAGTCAGATGGCCG TGCCTCTGAGGTCATCAGCAGGCGGCCATGGGGGTCTGATGTTTGTGCGGCTGCGGGTTCAGCCGTCTGCAGGAAAGAAGGGTGCAGCAGGTCTCCGGATGGGGTCCACCAAAACCTTACCCAAAAGGGACACATGGCTGGCCCTGTCACGGGAAAG CTCTGACGAGCTGCATGCCTATCTGAAGCGCTGTCGACCAGACTTGTGTCTACTTGAGGGAGAGGACGAGTGTGATGACGAGGGGTTTGTTCTTATTGAGGAcaaagaggaagaggatgaaGAGATTTTCCAGAGGCACCTAGGCTCGGCGGATGATTGGGAG gtggTGCTGATGGAGGAGAGCAGGGACAAGCCAACCCTTGTCATTGACAGAGAACCCGAAGGGCTCAGTAATGTCGTAGAAAGCAGCCACATTTTGGAGGCCTCGCATGTCAGAGAG cTGTGTAAGGAGCTGCCTCCCAGGACGGTCGGCTACACGTGGCAGCTGGCTTACAGCACATTCCGCCATGGCGCCAGCCTCAAGTCTCTTTACAGAAAACTCAGTGCCACAGAGTCTCCTGTGCTGGTAGTCATAAAGGATGCACTTGATGAG GTCTTCGGCGCCTTCCTCTCTCACCCCCTGAGACCCAGTGAGAAGTTCTACGGAACAGGAGAAACCTTTCTCTTTATGTTGCAACCTCGCTTCAAG TGTTTCAGATGGACTGGAGAGAACTCCTTTTTTATCAAAGGAGACTTGGACTGCTTTGCGATTGGCGGAGGCAG CGGTCACTTTGGGCTGTGGGTGGATGAGAACCTGTACCTGGGCCGCAGCAGTCCCTGCTACACTTTTAACAACTGCTGCCTTTCAGAAACCGATGACTTCCGCATCATGGAGCTGGAGGTGTGGACTTTCAGCTGA
- the LOC142366901 gene encoding oxidation resistance protein 1 isoform X3, with the protein MAQSVRRPETLGATNLEPQRDKTRTSYFCNVKTRLGSKLPAGVSQPPQFAKPPWDTQPQARMMQQATASSKRQNQPIVSRPLNHIPHIRNPKLRQYYLQGTSWDLNNAVVTKDHVGGTSDQLLSKGKTTSTNERSTHLELDLNSEPKEKLEGGTGGERLDPLTALPQSPSPEAEYDKLLDVEAVPLPDGQLCLLALPPECCQGEGPESMQYLKLFCRYITDRKGVVSGILLVTASKIFFDPCKTHPLVTEHGCEEYLLSCSVDNLTSVSFFSDISHVHFNTSQQRRKGKNIFQKLINTKIRAGSLPNQEGESLPAQVSAAPSDLTCLALSLTREVSEDEESDSKDMAEAERELVGCPPRVQSEESAGGLAVLSSAATFCCGGQEVASKVKTDLLDTEKSSAESQMAVPLRSSAGGHGGLMFVRLRVQPSAGKKGAAGLRMGSTKTLPKRDTWLALSRESSDELHAYLKRCRPDLCLLEGEDECDDEGFVLIEDKEEEDEEIFQRHLGSADDWEVVLMEESRDKPTLVIDREPEGLSNVVESSHILEASHVRELCKELPPRTVGYTWQLAYSTFRHGASLKSLYRKLSATESPVLVVIKDALDEVFGAFLSHPLRPSEKFYGTGETFLFMLQPRFKCFRWTGENSFFIKGDLDCFAIGGGSGHFGLWVDENLYLGRSSPCYTFNNCCLSETDDFRIMELEVWTFS; encoded by the exons atggcTCAGTCTGTGAGGAGGCCAGAGACTTTAGGAGCCACGAACCTCGAGCCCCAGAGGGACAAGACCAGGACTAGCTACTTCTGCAACGTAAAGACCAG GTTGGGATCCAAGCTACCCGCTGGTGTCTCCCAGCCTCCACAGTTTGCAAAGCCCCCCTGGGACACGCAACCTCAGGCCCGAATGATGCAGCAGGCCACAGCGAGCAGCAAGCGCCAGAACCAGCCCATTGTGAGCCGGCCCCTCAATCACATCCCCCACATCAGAAACCCAAAGCTGCGCCAGTACTACCTGCAAG GGACTTCGTGGGATCTAAACAATGCTGTAGTGACAAAAGATCACGTGGGTGGAACATCTGAT CAGCTGCTCTCAAAGGGAAAAACCACATCGACCAATGAAAGATCAACTCACCTGGAACTGGACTTGAACTCTGAACCTAAAGAGAAGCTGGAGGGAGGCACAGGTGGCGAACGTTTGGATCCACTCACTGCTCTGCCTCAGTCCCCCTCACCAGAGGCAGAGTATGACAAACTACTG GATGTGGAGGCGGTGCCGCTGCCTGATGGACAGCTCTGCTTATTGGCTCTGCCACCAGAGTGCTGCCAGGGGGAGGGACCAGAGTCCATGCAGTACCTCAAACTGTTCTGCCGCTACATCACTGACCGCAAG gGTGTGGTTTCGGGTATCCTGTTGGTGACTGCCAGTAAAATCTTCTTTGACCCATGTAAGACACATCCTCTGGTGACAGAGCATGGCTGCGAGGAGTACCTTCTGTCCTGCTCTGTCGACAATCTGACATCTGTCTCCTTCTTCTCTGACATTTCACATGTTCACTTCAACACGTCCCAGCAGAG gagaaaaggaaaaaacattttccagAAACTTATAAACACCAAAATCCGAGCTGGCAGCCTCCCCAACCAAGAAGGGGAGTCTTTACCAGCCCAGGTGTCTGCTGCCCCTTCCGATTTGACCTGTCTAGCTCTGAGCTTGACCAGGGAGGTTTCTGAGGATGAGGAGTCAGACAGCAAAGACATGGCGGAGGCTGAGCGGGAGCTGGTCGGCTGCCCTCCGAGAGTTCAGTCAGAGGAGTCTGCGGGCGGCCTGGCTGTCCTGAGCAGTGCTGCCACCTTCTGCTGTGGAGGTCAAGAGGTGGCGAGTAAAGTGAAGACAGACCTGCTGGACACAGAGAAGTCCTCTGCGGAAAGTCAGATGGCCG TGCCTCTGAGGTCATCAGCAGGCGGCCATGGGGGTCTGATGTTTGTGCGGCTGCGGGTTCAGCCGTCTGCAGGAAAGAAGGGTGCAGCAGGTCTCCGGATGGGGTCCACCAAAACCTTACCCAAAAGGGACACATGGCTGGCCCTGTCACGGGAAAG CTCTGACGAGCTGCATGCCTATCTGAAGCGCTGTCGACCAGACTTGTGTCTACTTGAGGGAGAGGACGAGTGTGATGACGAGGGGTTTGTTCTTATTGAGGAcaaagaggaagaggatgaaGAGATTTTCCAGAGGCACCTAGGCTCGGCGGATGATTGGGAG gtggTGCTGATGGAGGAGAGCAGGGACAAGCCAACCCTTGTCATTGACAGAGAACCCGAAGGGCTCAGTAATGTCGTAGAAAGCAGCCACATTTTGGAGGCCTCGCATGTCAGAGAG cTGTGTAAGGAGCTGCCTCCCAGGACGGTCGGCTACACGTGGCAGCTGGCTTACAGCACATTCCGCCATGGCGCCAGCCTCAAGTCTCTTTACAGAAAACTCAGTGCCACAGAGTCTCCTGTGCTGGTAGTCATAAAGGATGCACTTGATGAG GTCTTCGGCGCCTTCCTCTCTCACCCCCTGAGACCCAGTGAGAAGTTCTACGGAACAGGAGAAACCTTTCTCTTTATGTTGCAACCTCGCTTCAAG TGTTTCAGATGGACTGGAGAGAACTCCTTTTTTATCAAAGGAGACTTGGACTGCTTTGCGATTGGCGGAGGCAG CGGTCACTTTGGGCTGTGGGTGGATGAGAACCTGTACCTGGGCCGCAGCAGTCCCTGCTACACTTTTAACAACTGCTGCCTTTCAGAAACCGATGACTTCCGCATCATGGAGCTGGAGGTGTGGACTTTCAGCTGA
- the LOC142366901 gene encoding nuclear receptor coactivator 7 isoform X2, with translation MAQSVRRPETLGATNLEPQRDKTRTSYFCNVKTRLGSKLPAGVSQPPQFAKPPWDTQPQARMMQQATASSKRQNQPIVSRPLNHIPHIRNPKLRQYYLQGTSWDLNNAVVTKDHVGGTSDGVPGDTVFSVSSQFNNNGTPSADEGKMGHPPSHASTRLNLSAALIPGELLSKGKTTSTNERSTHLELDLNSEPKEKLEGGTGGERLDPLTALPQSPSPEAEYDKLLDVEAVPLPDGQLCLLALPPECCQGEGPESMQYLKLFCRYITDRKGVVSGILLVTASKIFFDPCKTHPLVTEHGCEEYLLSCSVDNLTSVSFFSDISHVHFNTSQQRRKGKNIFQKLINTKIRAGSLPNQEGESLPAQVSAAPSDLTCLALSLTREVSEDEESDSKDMAEAERELVGCPPRVQSEESAGGLAVLSSAATFCCGGQEVASKVKTDLLDTEKSSAESQMAVPLRSSAGGHGGLMFVRLRVQPSAGKKGAAGLRMGSTKTLPKRDTWLALSRESSDELHAYLKRCRPDLCLLEGEDECDDEGFVLIEDKEEEDEEIFQRHLGSADDWEVVLMEESRDKPTLVIDREPEGLSNVVESSHILEASHVRELCKELPPRTVGYTWQLAYSTFRHGASLKSLYRKLSATESPVLVVIKDALDEVFGAFLSHPLRPSEKFYGTGETFLFMLQPRFKCFRWTGENSFFIKGDLDCFAIGGGSGHFGLWVDENLYLGRSSPCYTFNNCCLSETDDFRIMELEVWTFS, from the exons atggcTCAGTCTGTGAGGAGGCCAGAGACTTTAGGAGCCACGAACCTCGAGCCCCAGAGGGACAAGACCAGGACTAGCTACTTCTGCAACGTAAAGACCAG GTTGGGATCCAAGCTACCCGCTGGTGTCTCCCAGCCTCCACAGTTTGCAAAGCCCCCCTGGGACACGCAACCTCAGGCCCGAATGATGCAGCAGGCCACAGCGAGCAGCAAGCGCCAGAACCAGCCCATTGTGAGCCGGCCCCTCAATCACATCCCCCACATCAGAAACCCAAAGCTGCGCCAGTACTACCTGCAAG GGACTTCGTGGGATCTAAACAATGCTGTAGTGACAAAAGATCACGTGGGTGGAACATCTGAT GGTGTACCTGGGGACACGGTGTTTAGTGTTTCGTCCCAGTTCAACAATAACGGTACACCCTCAGCGGACGAGGGCAAAATGGGCCACCCGCCGTCTCATGCCTCCACGCGACTTAACTTATCTGCTGCCCTCATACCTGGAGAG CTGCTCTCAAAGGGAAAAACCACATCGACCAATGAAAGATCAACTCACCTGGAACTGGACTTGAACTCTGAACCTAAAGAGAAGCTGGAGGGAGGCACAGGTGGCGAACGTTTGGATCCACTCACTGCTCTGCCTCAGTCCCCCTCACCAGAGGCAGAGTATGACAAACTACTG GATGTGGAGGCGGTGCCGCTGCCTGATGGACAGCTCTGCTTATTGGCTCTGCCACCAGAGTGCTGCCAGGGGGAGGGACCAGAGTCCATGCAGTACCTCAAACTGTTCTGCCGCTACATCACTGACCGCAAG gGTGTGGTTTCGGGTATCCTGTTGGTGACTGCCAGTAAAATCTTCTTTGACCCATGTAAGACACATCCTCTGGTGACAGAGCATGGCTGCGAGGAGTACCTTCTGTCCTGCTCTGTCGACAATCTGACATCTGTCTCCTTCTTCTCTGACATTTCACATGTTCACTTCAACACGTCCCAGCAGAG gagaaaaggaaaaaacattttccagAAACTTATAAACACCAAAATCCGAGCTGGCAGCCTCCCCAACCAAGAAGGGGAGTCTTTACCAGCCCAGGTGTCTGCTGCCCCTTCCGATTTGACCTGTCTAGCTCTGAGCTTGACCAGGGAGGTTTCTGAGGATGAGGAGTCAGACAGCAAAGACATGGCGGAGGCTGAGCGGGAGCTGGTCGGCTGCCCTCCGAGAGTTCAGTCAGAGGAGTCTGCGGGCGGCCTGGCTGTCCTGAGCAGTGCTGCCACCTTCTGCTGTGGAGGTCAAGAGGTGGCGAGTAAAGTGAAGACAGACCTGCTGGACACAGAGAAGTCCTCTGCGGAAAGTCAGATGGCCG TGCCTCTGAGGTCATCAGCAGGCGGCCATGGGGGTCTGATGTTTGTGCGGCTGCGGGTTCAGCCGTCTGCAGGAAAGAAGGGTGCAGCAGGTCTCCGGATGGGGTCCACCAAAACCTTACCCAAAAGGGACACATGGCTGGCCCTGTCACGGGAAAG CTCTGACGAGCTGCATGCCTATCTGAAGCGCTGTCGACCAGACTTGTGTCTACTTGAGGGAGAGGACGAGTGTGATGACGAGGGGTTTGTTCTTATTGAGGAcaaagaggaagaggatgaaGAGATTTTCCAGAGGCACCTAGGCTCGGCGGATGATTGGGAG gtggTGCTGATGGAGGAGAGCAGGGACAAGCCAACCCTTGTCATTGACAGAGAACCCGAAGGGCTCAGTAATGTCGTAGAAAGCAGCCACATTTTGGAGGCCTCGCATGTCAGAGAG cTGTGTAAGGAGCTGCCTCCCAGGACGGTCGGCTACACGTGGCAGCTGGCTTACAGCACATTCCGCCATGGCGCCAGCCTCAAGTCTCTTTACAGAAAACTCAGTGCCACAGAGTCTCCTGTGCTGGTAGTCATAAAGGATGCACTTGATGAG GTCTTCGGCGCCTTCCTCTCTCACCCCCTGAGACCCAGTGAGAAGTTCTACGGAACAGGAGAAACCTTTCTCTTTATGTTGCAACCTCGCTTCAAG TGTTTCAGATGGACTGGAGAGAACTCCTTTTTTATCAAAGGAGACTTGGACTGCTTTGCGATTGGCGGAGGCAG CGGTCACTTTGGGCTGTGGGTGGATGAGAACCTGTACCTGGGCCGCAGCAGTCCCTGCTACACTTTTAACAACTGCTGCCTTTCAGAAACCGATGACTTCCGCATCATGGAGCTGGAGGTGTGGACTTTCAGCTGA